From Bradyrhizobium erythrophlei:
AGCAGCAGACCGCCAACCAACATCAAGCTCACTCAAAGAGCCAGCAACAGAAGTAATTGAATACAAGGGCCGGCTAGATCAACCGGCCCTTACTTTACCCGCCGTCCCTTAAAAAATCCGGCGTTGGTCGTGTTTTGTTTGATGTTGGCGGTCTCACCCTGTTCTGCAGTGTTCACTTCACCTTTAACCTTTGCCGCGTCCTTGTTAACGTCAGTATGATCCCCTGTTCCTTTAGGACTGCGATTAGCAGGCGGTACGGGCGGCATTTCGTTGTGGCGCGACATTGTTATATCCTTTGCTCAAATTGAAAGGCCTGTAGTACCGGCCCTTTCGAGTTACTTTTTCTTCGACTTCATCATTCCCATCTTCATGGCCTTGTTCATGTGATCTTGACATCCGGGCATATCTTTTTGCGACATCGAGGATTTTGCAGAAGTCATTTCCTGCATGCCCATCGTTTTATTCTCACCATCCGGCATCTTCATGAGCATGGCGTCTGCCTTATCCATGTTCTTTTGATTGCAGGACGCCATCTTCATCGCTGACGCGGGAGCAGCAGCGAACATAAGTGCGGCTACAGCCGCAGCACTAACCACCTTGGAAATCATTCTTTCGTCCTCCACATCGGCCTGATTGCCGACAACGAAGAACTTTCCTAATCGGCCAAAGTTCCTCCAAAGAACTCGGGCGTACCGAAATGAAGCGGGCGGCCAACGCGCTGAAAGCGACAGTTTAATGCGAGCGTCACAACGGGCTCATCGGGCCCATCGCCGAACTTTCGCAACACGGATGCATCGCGGAAATCGCCGGTCGCTGGATCACCGGTGCGACTGAGCGCGACGGCACCACCTAAACCGCATCTCGTGCCCAGAGCCATAGCCCTCATTGGATACGGCGACATCTGCTGCCATAGGCCAAGCTGAGCATTGTGGCCCTGCCGTGAAGAGGGAAACGACTTCGACCACGCTTCACGCGATGCAATCTCGTTCCAACGTTACTTAGTGAACCGACGGCGAGGCTCGTCGTCGATTAACTTTGCCGCATTGCCATCTTGGAAGATACTTGCGATCAGCCCGGCTGCGATGCCGGGCTTTTCGTTTCCACGGCGGTTCGCAGCCCAGCATCCGGCCGCTTCCGTCAGCCGCCGCCACTGTCGTCGTCATCGATCGGATCGCGCAGCCGCTTCATGGTGAACTCGATATTTGGCCGATTGCAGGTTGCGCCAGTTCTCGATCTCGGTTTGGTATCTTTCCTTCGGGAAGCGCTCGAAGTATTCCGCGGCCAGTTTTCTAGCGGCCGAGCGTTCCTTGGTGAACTTCTCACAGATGAAGGGGTCTTTCGGCATTCCGTCTCTCTGCGCGTTTCAGCCCAGCGCATCTCGGGTTCGGCGGAATAGTCGCACACTCTCAATTCTGTCGCACCGCCCGCACCGATATTGAATGATGTCCATCAGCGTCGGGAGAGCTTTTCTCGATCTTCATCGCCTGAGGTGCGGTAGTTGCCTGGCATGCAACTAAACAGCAACAGCGATGCTGTCCTATTCCTTCAGCCCGGCCGCACGCCATCCGTCGACGGCAGGCCCAGCGTTTCTCTAAGGTGCGCAACTGAGCGCCGCCCGAGATTTGGTAAGCTCACCAACGTTTCGTCAAACGCCTCGCGAACCTCGCCGACGGTGTTTAGGCCGGCGGCCGTCAACACGTTCCGGATCCGCAACGGCAGTTCAACATTATCGAGCGGGGTATCGTCCGTCCGGTAGCTCGGGCGTTGGCTGGAGCCTAGTAGTACCGCACAGTGATTATGATTCATTGGGCGAGGGCGTTTTAGAGCCTTCCGAGGGATAGGCACGGCCCATTTTGGCGCGGGCTTTCTCGGTTGTGAACATCCATTTGATGCGGGCGCGTGAAGCGTTGCGCTGCCGCTCCCAGGCGGCGATCTCGGATACGAGTTGTTGCCGGTTGTCGATGCGTCTGTCCAGACACTGACTGCGCAGCACGCCAATCTCGATCTCCACCATATTCAGCCAGCTGGCGTGCTTGGGGACGTAGTGGAACTCCAGCCGGCGCAAGATGCGTCGCGCCTCGGCCGGCGGGAAGGCTTGGTAAAGCGCGCCGACTGAGTGGGTCGATAGATTGTCCAACACGACCCGGATGCGCTCTGCCTTTGGGAAGTGAACATTGGCGAGTTCGCGCATGCAGGCGGCGAAGTCGACCGCAGCGCGGCTGTCAGTGACTTTGACCTTGCGCCAGGGCCGGTGCACGTCGAGGAAGATGAACAGGTTGACCGTGCCATTGCGCTTGTACTCACAATCGTAGCGCTCAAGTTGGCCCGGCGCGGCTGGGATCGGCTGGCGGACTTCGCCGATGAGCTGGGTTGGGCTCTCGTCGAAGCAGACCACCGGGCGCTTCGAATCGGGCTGTTCGGCATAAAGGTCGAGCACATCCTCCATGCGGGCGACGTACTCGCCGTCGACCTGCGGAATGCACCACATGTCCTTGCGCCAGGGCTTGAGGTCGTTTTCAGCCAGGCGCCGGCGCACAGTCTCTCGGGAGATGTCGTCGTGCTCGGTGAGCCTGACCAACTCGCCCGCCAGGAGTTCCAGGGTCCAACGCGCCCGGCCTTTGGGTGGGCTCGAACAGGCCGTCGCAACCAGCAGGGCTTCCTCCTTCCCTGAGAGCTTGCGGGCCGCTCCGGGGCGCGGCTCCTCGCTCAGCGCCGCCTCCAGGTTGCCGAGCACGAAGCGGCGCTTGGTCCGGTAGATAGTCGAGCCGCTTGCGCCGACACCGGTGGCGATTGCTTCGTCGCTCGCGCCTGCATCGGCAGCCAGTAAAATCTGCGCTCGCTTGAGCTTGCGCGCGGCGTGCTTGCCGCCACTCAAAAGCGCTGTGAGTTCTGCCCGCTCGGTTTGGCTCAGTTCGACCCGATAGCGTACATTCATCCCTGCCTCCTCGCTCGTGTGAGGCTTGGACGAACAGCTGAATCGGATGGCCGGCGTGAGTCCCGCTGCAAAAAACTTCACGCCCAAGCAAGGGCAGTATCTGGCGTTTATCCACCTCTACACGCGGCTGCATCGCAGGCCGCCGGCGGAAGCCGACATGCAAGAATATTTTCGCGTCAGCCCACCATCCGTTCATCAGATGGTGCTGACGCTCGAACGGGCAGGTTTCATCAGACGGCAGCCGAGGGTCGCCCGCAGTATCGAACTCCTCGTTGATCCTCAGCAGCTTCCCGAGCTACTTTGATCCAGTATTCAACCCGTCAAATTCACCGTGCAGCGGTACTAGTCGGTTCGCTCATTTCCCCTTCAGTCGCCAATCTCAATCAATCTGGATGCCTTTTGTAGGCCAGGTAGCTTTTTGCCGGTTCCCTTTGTTGATTTCTTCTTGGCGCCGGCGACGAGATGATCCGGCTTGCTTTCGAGATTCGCCATAAGCCTTTCCATAATGGCATCTCGAGTCTTTTTGCTTTTCAGGGAATATCGGTGAATGGTTATGGTCAGCTTGTCCTTGCCCGCATCATAGTCGTGCTCGATCTTTGGCTTTTTGGACATTTCTCTCTCCTCCCGGCGCTCGGTAGATCAGCGTTTCGGTTTGGCAGATCGACCCGATCCTCCCGAAATTTAGGAGGCCCCTTAGTCAGTCGGTGCTTGCGTTGAGCACGTTCTTCGGGCGTTCCAAGGCTTGCGCGTGCCTACTTCGATTTCCGAAGCTGCTCTTCCAACTGCTGCACCAGCTTTTGCAGGCGCTCCATGGTAACGGGGTCGCTAGGGACGGCAGCCATCCGCTTGGCCTGTCCCAGCCGCCGCTGCAGCTCTTCTCGGTCGCTCTTTTCATCCATGGCGACACTCCCTCTCGGTTAGACAAGAAAGCAGCGCAATGGTTCATATTCTTAGTGCGACATTTTGGGCTGCAAAAACTCAGTTGCACCCAGTAAAACGTAAAGCGTGTGCCGATTTGTTCAAGCGTGCAGCCCGATAAGGCTTGCGACAAAGAGAACGACGACGATGACGCCGATGATGTAGAAGATGTTCATGGTGTACTCCGATAGAGGCATCGCGATTTTCAGCATGAAATCGGCCACCTCCAATTGAGCCAATGTCTAATACGCGCAAGCGTTCCGCCTGCGGTGTGAGCCACCTCCATAAAAATCTGTGAATGTGAGCAATATTGATCAGAACTCGGGAATCCCGAAGCAAATGATGACTACATCACCGCACCGTCCCGGCATCTATCGGTGACTGAGAGTGTCGCGCTCCCACCCAACCAGGGAAGCGTGTCATGCTCAATCGTTCGGTTCCCTCGTTTTTTCATGGAAAACCCACTAGCGAGCGTCCGTTCTGTGCGGACTGCGAGTGATCGCAACCAACTTCTTCTTAAAGAAGTAAATCATCGCGTCAATAACAGCCTGGCGCTGGTGGCAAGTATGCTTCACTTGAAAGCCGCGACCGTCGAAGATGACGTTAAGGTTCATCTTGACGAAGCGTCGCATCGCATCACCGCTATCGCCCGCGCCCACCAGCGACTTTACCAGACGGAGATGTTCGAGAAAATTGAACTTGGTCCTTACCTCGAAGATATCTGTCAAAGCTTTTCCAAATCCATGCCCAACTGTCATCTGCATGTGAGTACAGCGGCTGGAATAGAAGTCCCCCCGGATCAGGCTATTCCGGTGGCCCTATTAGTGAACGAATTGATTACGAACTCTGCGAAATACGGACATCCTAACTCCAAATGCGAAGTGTGGATCGAGGTTGTTCGGGCCGATGCAAAAATATCGGTTTCCGTGCGAGATAAGGGAATAGGATTGCCTCCGAACTTCGAATCCACCTCCCATAAGGGCTTGGGGATGAGGCTGATAAATGCATTCGCCGCACAGCTAGGCGGTAAACTTGTAATTCGCCGACATGCCCCCGGCGTAGAGTTCGTCCTCACGTTCCCGATAGGGCGAAATGAGTTCGACCCTTACCTCGGCCAGCGCCGATGAATCACGAGCAAGTTGTTACTTTATCACCCGCAGCCCAAATCCGCGCTCTAACCGATTGATCGCTTCGGCCAGTTCGTTGGTGTCCAGCACTGCAACCAATCGGGTGATGACCTCATCGGCATCAGTCATCCCCAACTCTAGGTGTTCAGCGATAATCAAACCGACCTGACGCAGTGCGGAGAGAACCAATTCCTGATCGGTCATTGCGAGCTTCACGGTTCCTTGAACGAAAATGGGCGTTGCGCCGAAGACGGTCTAGTGTCCTGAATCAGAAGTTCGGCGGACTCCACTCGATGATAGCGGACTCTCCAGATTTTGGGGAGGATTGGCGATGGGGCGACGCTTTGCTCCGCTGGGGCTGGATGAGGTGGAACGCGCTGAGTTGACGTCGCTGGCGTCGCGCCGGAGCACTGCGCAGGCCTTGGCGCTGCGCGCCCGGATCATTTTGGCCTGTGCTGACGGCGAGCAGAGCAAGGTTTGTGGCGGCCCGTCTGGCTGTCGATCCCGACACGGTTGGCAAGTGGCGGCCACGGTTCTCCGAGCGTCGGCTTGAAGGTCTTTGGGACGAGCCGCGATCGGGGACGCCGCGAACGATCGAGGATACCCGGATCGAGGCGGTGATCGTCCGCACCCTTGAGACCCAGCCCCCCGTCGCCACCCACTGGAGTTCGCGCGGCATGGCGCGGGCCAGCGGGCTGTCGGTCTCGACAGTACAGCGGATCTGGCGCGCGTTCGGCCTGCAGCCGCATCGGTTGGAGACCTTCAAGCTCTCAACCGATCCCGACTTCGTCGCCAAGGTTCGCGACGTCGTCGGCCTCTACGTAGCGCCGCCCGAGCGCGCCATCGTACTGTGTGTCGACGAGAAGTCGCAGATCCAGGCGCTGGACCGCAGCCAGCCGATGCTGCCCATGCGACCGGGCCAGGCGGCGCGCCGTAGCCACGACTACAAGCGCCACGGCACCACATCGCTGTTTGCCGCCCTCGACATCGCAACCGGCCGGGTCATCGGCAAGTGTTACGGGCGCCATCGCGCCAAAGAGTTCCGCAAGTTTCTCGATGAGATCGAAGCCGCTGTTCCAGATGATCTGGACGTCCATCTCGTCATGGACAATTACGCAACCCATAAGACGCCGTTGATCCGCAACTGGCTGGCAAAGAGGCCGCGCTGGCACGTCCACCTGACGCCAACCAGTTCATCCTGGCTCAATCAGGTCGAACGCTTCTTTGCGCTCATCACCGAGCGCAAGATCAGGCGCGGCATCTATCGCAGTGTGGCGGCGCTACGCGCCGAGATTACGTCCTTCATCGAACATCACAACGCAGACCCGAGGCCGTTCCGATGGACCAAATCAGCCGACGACATTCTCCGCTCGATCGAACGCTTCTGCGCTTACAACTTGCCTCCCAAGATTTAAAATGCCACGAACGTTTGGTTCAGAACTATTGAACGGTTTTCCGCGCGGCACCCGTGCCACGGCATCGTTCGAAGGACTTCAAGGAAGTAAAATTGAATCGCGGGCGGCCGATGGCTCCGGCGCGTCAGGATGCCTAATGAGTTACACCATCAAGCGCGAAGTGCTTTCCGGTCATGACGCAATCGTTTTGGAGGTATTGACATGGGGCACGCTGAAACCTCGTAAAAGAAAGTGTCACTGACGCAATTCGTGCATTCGGACTGTACTTTTCCGAAGTTCCAGAATTCGATTGTAAGCCGGTTCTTTTCCCGAGTGACCGCAAATGACCACGCTTCAGGCAATCATTTTGGGAATGTTTTTGGCGTTGACTCCGTCAGCGTTGTTCTGACGTGGGTGGTTTGGCAGGAGGGCAAGTTGTCGCACGATCAGCTCGAATATCGCTGCTTTGAGAATGCCGCTTCCGATTTGATCGACTGCGCCGCGCATATCAACGACGAGATCACCACCCAGCAAGAACTCGTGGCGCGGCTCCGGTTGATCAATTCGTGCAGGATGGTCCTCGTCGCCGTAGGCTTCACCATCAGCATGGATCGCAAGCCCCTCGTCCTTGAGGACTATCAAGAGGGTCTAGCCACCCGCCGGGGCTAAGGAGGCTCCCGTGGAGAAGCCAGACAAGGACATGTTTGACCCTAAGGACTTTCTTGCCAAAGTGGGCGCGGGAAAGCGGGTGTTGGAATTCCATAAGAACCAGCACGTGTTCGAGCAAGGCGATGTCGCCGACACGGTGTTTTACATTCAAAAAGGCAAGGTCAAGCTTACTGTCCTGTCCGAGCAGGGCAAGGAAGCCGTCGTCGCGATCCTAGAGCCCGGGCAGTTCTTTGGTGAAGGCTGCATGAATGGCCACAAGCAACGCATCTCGACGACGACGGCGATGGAGGATTGCCTGATCACGGCAATCACGAAAGCCGCGATGGTTGCCGCAATCCACGACGAGCCGCAATTTTCGGAGTTATTCATGGCGTATCTTCTGACCCGGAACAGCCGGATTGAAGAGGATCTGATCGATCAACTATTCAATTCGAGCGAGCGGCGGCTTGCTCGGTTGCTGTTGCTGCTCGCGAATTTCGGCAAGGAAGGCAGCCCGCAGCCGATCAGTCCAAACATTAGTCAGGAAACATTGGCGGAGATGATCGGCACCACTCGATCCCGAGTCAGCCATTTCATGAACAAGTTTCGCATGCTTGGTCTCATCAGCTACAACGGACACATCGAGGTTCACAATTCGCTGTTAAGCGCGGTTTTACATGAGAAGCCCCTGCTAAAAGAGCGTGACTAGAAGCAATCCCCCAGAAGTGACGGCCCAGCGCGGCGGGCCCAACTTCGGCTACCAAAAACATTTAGAGCCTTGTGAGCAGTTTTGATCAGAAGGTTCGGATCGCCAGCGCGCATGATGTCTATGTCACCGCCCTGTCCATGGCATCTTTCGGTGGCTGAAAGTTCGGTAGCGCTTCCGTCTGGTATGGATTGCTTCGTCTACCGCGAAAACCCGGTGCACTATCGACAGCTCTTAGCCGAACGCACCGAATTCACTGACACCGGTGAGCGAGGACAACGGAGGATGTTATGAGCACAAGTTATGCATCAACTTTCCTTGCGTGCGGAGGGATTTTCGTTCTCTCCTTCGTTGCAATTTGGGCATTTTGGTTTGTGGACCGGTTGCGGGGAGCGAGTGCTCCACACTTGTGATTCTTCCATGGCGACGTGTGCAGTCGTTTGACCGTTGTCCCAATCTTTTGAAACGCCTGCACAATCGGTTTCAATAACGGTGCCCAAATCGGTCGTAGTGACACCCGAGCAAACGCGATCGAGTGGCTTTAGGAGTCTGGATTGGTCGCCGGTCATACGTCCAAAATCCTGAACTTTGTACTAGAGCCCATGGAGAGCAACCCGAACGATCCGCCGAACGGCTTCGAAACCGATAGGGTTCACTTCGTTTGTCTCATCATTCTATGTGCGTCCTCATGTATGACGTTGCCATGGTGAGAAGGTGAACAGCCGCAGTCCCCAATTCCTGCATCTCTTTGTCCATCGTGTAGGCGCCTGCTGCGCGGTGGTATGCGATGCCTACGGTAGCGCAGGCGTCGGTGACGAAGTCGGCAATTCGGTCATCCTTTTCAGGCGCGCCCCGCTCTTCACGCGCCAAGACCATTTTCAAAGCTGCGCCGGAAGTGAGTTCGGCAATTTGAGCATCTTCTAATTCGGGAGGAGGTAAACCTAATTCTGCTGGCTGGCATTGCCTAGACGCCTCTTCGACCGCTCGATAAAAATGAGGCTTTTGCGCTTCATCGGCGTTTAGATAATTTTTCAGGAAGCGCCGCGCCCTTGCTTCAAGGTGTTTGCGATCAAGCCTAACCTTCCTTCGCCGCTTGCGCTGCTCGGATTTGAACCAGCCAAACACCATTTCATACTGCCTCACGGCGCAGATAGGAGAGCGCGATATACCGATGCCCGACCAATTTTGAGAAGACTTCGCAATTTTATCGGTACGGCACATCCGACACGGGCATCAGCACAAACAGCTTTGACCTGAGAAGGACTTGCATCAAGTAATAAAGACGGCGCGAGTACTGGGGCGGGTCTAATGGTCCTGCAAAAATACTGATCCGCCCCGCCAACTGTGTTGCTCGACGGATGGCGTCGGGCTCAGTACGGTCAGGTCTTAGGTTGATTCAAAAAGTATAACGCAGCCAGCCCAGACCGGAGTATTTCCGTGAGTTCTCGGCGAATTCACCGTCGAACCGCGCGCCGACCGAAAACCCGTTCCTG
This genomic window contains:
- a CDS encoding DNA-directed RNA polymerase subunit alpha C-terminal domain-containing protein; its protein translation is MNHNHCAVLLGSSQRPSYRTDDTPLDNVELPLRIRNVLTAAGLNTVGEVREAFDETLVSLPNLGRRSVAHLRETLGLPSTDGVRPG
- a CDS encoding IS630 family transposase, whose product is MNVRYRVELSQTERAELTALLSGGKHAARKLKRAQILLAADAGASDEAIATGVGASGSTIYRTKRRFVLGNLEAALSEEPRPGAARKLSGKEEALLVATACSSPPKGRARWTLELLAGELVRLTEHDDISRETVRRRLAENDLKPWRKDMWCIPQVDGEYVARMEDVLDLYAEQPDSKRPVVCFDESPTQLIGEVRQPIPAAPGQLERYDCEYKRNGTVNLFIFLDVHRPWRKVKVTDSRAAVDFAACMRELANVHFPKAERIRVVLDNLSTHSVGALYQAFPPAEARRILRRLEFHYVPKHASWLNMVEIEIGVLRSQCLDRRIDNRQQLVSEIAAWERQRNASRARIKWMFTTEKARAKMGRAYPSEGSKTPSPNES
- a CDS encoding LexA family protein, translating into MAGVSPAAKNFTPKQGQYLAFIHLYTRLHRRPPAEADMQEYFRVSPPSVHQMVLTLERAGFIRRQPRVARSIELLVDPQQLPELL
- a CDS encoding sensor histidine kinase; the encoded protein is MRTASDRNQLLLKEVNHRVNNSLALVASMLHLKAATVEDDVKVHLDEASHRITAIARAHQRLYQTEMFEKIELGPYLEDICQSFSKSMPNCHLHVSTAAGIEVPPDQAIPVALLVNELITNSAKYGHPNSKCEVWIEVVRADAKISVSVRDKGIGLPPNFESTSHKGLGMRLINAFAAQLGGKLVIRRHAPGVEFVLTFPIGRNEFDPYLGQRR
- a CDS encoding Crp/Fnr family transcriptional regulator, which translates into the protein MEKPDKDMFDPKDFLAKVGAGKRVLEFHKNQHVFEQGDVADTVFYIQKGKVKLTVLSEQGKEAVVAILEPGQFFGEGCMNGHKQRISTTTAMEDCLITAITKAAMVAAIHDEPQFSELFMAYLLTRNSRIEEDLIDQLFNSSERRLARLLLLLANFGKEGSPQPISPNISQETLAEMIGTTRSRVSHFMNKFRMLGLISYNGHIEVHNSLLSAVLHEKPLLKERD